One segment of Streptomyces sp. NA02950 DNA contains the following:
- a CDS encoding SCO2322 family protein translates to MSRLASAVVAVLAGLLVPVVGAAPAQAGSGYRYWSFWEREADATNWTYATQGPSVARPGDGDTIGFRFAVSEDSRNAVQPRGTADFNSICADTPAKDGSKRIAVIIDFGTAEDAPGGDTPPKKARTHCARIDERATAGEVLAAVAKPLRYNSAALLCAIAGYPSSGCGEKTGSSGAGAKAGADKGGTSGDGGDGGPSAGLIGGIAAVVVLGAAGVRQARRRRT, encoded by the coding sequence GTGTCGCGCCTGGCCTCCGCCGTGGTGGCCGTCCTGGCCGGGCTGCTGGTGCCGGTGGTCGGGGCGGCTCCGGCGCAGGCCGGGTCGGGTTATCGCTACTGGTCGTTCTGGGAGCGCGAGGCCGACGCCACGAACTGGACGTACGCCACCCAGGGGCCCTCGGTGGCACGGCCCGGCGACGGCGACACGATCGGCTTCCGGTTCGCCGTCAGCGAGGACTCCCGGAACGCCGTCCAGCCGCGCGGCACCGCCGACTTCAACAGCATCTGCGCCGACACCCCGGCCAAGGACGGCAGCAAGCGGATCGCGGTGATCATCGACTTCGGCACGGCCGAGGACGCGCCCGGCGGTGACACCCCGCCCAAGAAGGCCCGTACCCACTGCGCCCGGATCGATGAGCGGGCCACCGCCGGGGAGGTGCTGGCCGCCGTCGCGAAGCCGCTGCGCTACAACTCCGCCGCGCTGCTGTGCGCCATCGCCGGATACCCGTCCTCGGGCTGCGGCGAGAAGACCGGCTCAAGCGGTGCGGGCGCCAAGGCCGGGGCCGACAAGGGCGGCACGAGCGGGGACGGTGGCGACGGCGGTCCGTCGGCCGGACTGATCGGTGGGATCGCGGCCGTCGTCGTCCTCGGGGCCGCGGGCGTCCGGCAGGCGCGACGCCGCCGCACATGA
- a CDS encoding glycosyltransferase, which translates to MPTISVITSVYNGGHHYIDETYESLREQKLPGGWEWQWCVQEDGHPGITAGILPEDPRISVESGLRGRVAVARTHALARATGELIRTLDADDVLLPGALERDIEALERVPWCVSACLDLHEDGHTSPGPNDPPGGPVQPGRFFDEVVERRLSVQTTTFAARRPLVLALGGWPALTGAEGVALLLAAEVVAPGEFIAEPSILYRKHPDQTTAADRYWDPAEATTRTEAGIRRARAMREAGWAWS; encoded by the coding sequence ATGCCCACGATCAGCGTCATCACCTCTGTATACAACGGCGGCCATCATTACATTGACGAGACTTACGAATCCCTGCGCGAGCAGAAGCTTCCGGGCGGCTGGGAATGGCAATGGTGCGTCCAGGAGGACGGTCACCCCGGAATCACCGCCGGCATCCTTCCCGAGGATCCCAGGATTTCGGTCGAATCCGGACTGCGAGGGCGGGTGGCGGTGGCGCGGACACACGCTCTCGCACGTGCGACAGGAGAGTTGATCCGGACGCTGGACGCCGACGACGTATTGTTGCCGGGAGCCCTCGAGCGTGACATCGAGGCATTGGAGCGAGTTCCGTGGTGTGTTTCCGCGTGCCTTGACCTCCATGAAGACGGTCACACCTCACCGGGGCCGAACGACCCTCCGGGCGGCCCGGTCCAGCCCGGCAGGTTCTTCGACGAGGTGGTGGAACGTCGTCTGTCCGTGCAGACGACAACCTTCGCCGCGCGCCGTCCTCTTGTTCTTGCGCTCGGAGGCTGGCCCGCACTGACCGGAGCCGAAGGGGTGGCCCTGCTGCTCGCCGCGGAAGTGGTAGCCCCCGGCGAGTTCATCGCGGAACCGAGCATCCTTTACCGGAAACACCCCGACCAGACCACCGCGGCGGATCGTTACTGGGACCCGGCGGAGGCGACCACGCGAACGGAAGCGGGCATACGGCGGGCCCGTGCAATGCGGGAGGCCGGCTGGGCATGGTCGTGA
- a CDS encoding cytochrome P450 — protein sequence MSCPALPEGFDLTDPDLHQHRVPLPELALLRRTAPVWWNAQPHGVAGFQDDGYWAVTRHADVKEVSTRPEIFSSHRNTAIIRFNEHIQREQIDVQKLIMLNMDPPEHTRVRQIVQRGFTPRAIRALEGALRDRAVRIVTEAKANGTGDFVTDIACELPLQAIAELIGVPQRDRSKIFDWSNKMVAYDDPELAITEEIGAESAMELISYAMNLAVDRKARPAQDIVSRLVAAEDEGNLQSDEFGFFVLLLAVAGNETTRNAISHGMHAFLTHPDQWELFKRERPATAADEIVRWATPVMSFQRTATRDTELGGARIRAGQRVGVFYSSANNDPEVFDRPEVFDITRDPNPHLGFGGGGPHFCLGRSLAELEIRLIFNAIADAVPDIRLTGDPRRLRSAWLNGIKELRVAYAQRPDQRVG from the coding sequence ATGTCGTGTCCAGCGCTCCCCGAGGGCTTCGATCTCACCGACCCCGACCTCCACCAGCACCGGGTGCCCCTCCCGGAGCTCGCCCTGCTGCGCCGGACCGCCCCGGTGTGGTGGAACGCGCAGCCGCACGGCGTCGCCGGGTTCCAGGACGACGGGTACTGGGCCGTCACCCGCCACGCGGATGTGAAGGAGGTGTCCACCCGGCCCGAGATCTTCTCCTCGCACCGCAACACCGCCATCATCCGCTTCAACGAGCACATCCAGCGCGAGCAGATCGACGTCCAGAAGCTGATCATGCTCAATATGGATCCGCCCGAGCACACCCGGGTCCGCCAGATCGTCCAGCGCGGTTTCACCCCGCGGGCCATCCGCGCGCTGGAGGGCGCCCTGCGCGACCGCGCCGTGCGCATCGTGACGGAGGCGAAGGCGAACGGCACCGGGGACTTCGTCACCGACATCGCCTGCGAACTGCCGCTCCAGGCCATCGCCGAGCTGATCGGCGTCCCCCAGCGGGACCGCTCCAAGATTTTCGACTGGTCCAACAAGATGGTGGCGTACGACGATCCGGAGCTCGCCATCACCGAGGAGATCGGCGCCGAGTCGGCCATGGAGCTGATCTCCTACGCGATGAACCTGGCCGTCGACCGCAAGGCCCGCCCCGCCCAGGACATCGTCAGCCGGCTGGTGGCCGCCGAGGACGAAGGCAATCTCCAGTCCGACGAGTTCGGCTTCTTCGTGCTGCTGCTCGCGGTGGCCGGAAACGAGACGACGCGCAACGCCATCAGCCACGGGATGCACGCCTTCCTCACCCACCCCGACCAGTGGGAACTGTTCAAGCGCGAACGCCCGGCCACCGCCGCGGACGAGATCGTCCGCTGGGCCACCCCCGTGATGTCCTTCCAGCGCACCGCCACCCGGGACACCGAACTCGGCGGTGCGCGGATCCGCGCGGGACAGCGGGTCGGGGTGTTCTACTCCTCCGCCAACAACGACCCGGAGGTCTTCGACCGCCCCGAGGTCTTCGACATCACCCGCGACCCCAACCCCCATCTCGGCTTCGGCGGCGGCGGACCGCACTTCTGCCTCGGCAGGAGCCTCGCGGAGCTGGAGATCCGGCTGATCTTCAACGCGATCGCGGACGCCGTCCCGGACATCCGGCTCACCGGCGATCCACGGCGGCTGCGCTCGGCATGGCTCAACGGGATCAAGGAGCTGCGGGTGGCCTACGCGCAGCGGCCGGACCAGCGGGTGGGCTAG
- a CDS encoding aldehyde dehydrogenase, giving the protein MGDLIEYGQLFIGGVQVDPAGTETIEVVSPHTERVIGRVPHAARADVDRAVAAARTAFDEGPWPRMSPDERIAVVTRIKDAIAMRHEELARIISAQNGSPYSWSVPAQALGAMMVWDAALTVARGAVHEERRDGCLGPLLVRREPVGVVAAVVPWNVPQFVAAAKLAPALLAGCTVVLKPSPETPLDSYVLAEILTGAGVPEGVVSILPADREVSEYLVGHPGVDKVSFTGSVAAGKRVMEVASRHLTRVTLELGGKSAAVILPDADLDAAVAGIVPNAWMNNGQACVAQTRILAPRGRYDEIAERLTAAASALVVGDPLDPATQVGPLVTRRQRQRSLDYIARGQREGAKVLTGGGRPAGRDTGWYVEPTLFGDVTNTMRIAREEIFGPVICLLPYGDEEEAARIADDSDYGLSGSVWTADTARGVAFARRIRTGTYSVNTFGLDMLGPFGGYKDSGLGREFGPEGYAAYLEHKMIHLPQGWDGEPV; this is encoded by the coding sequence ATGGGCGACCTCATCGAGTACGGACAGCTCTTCATCGGCGGGGTGCAGGTCGATCCGGCGGGCACGGAGACCATCGAGGTCGTCTCGCCGCACACCGAGCGGGTCATCGGGCGGGTGCCGCACGCGGCGCGGGCGGATGTGGACCGGGCGGTGGCGGCGGCGCGCACGGCCTTCGACGAGGGGCCGTGGCCCCGGATGAGCCCGGACGAGCGGATCGCCGTGGTGACCCGGATCAAGGACGCCATCGCGATGCGCCACGAGGAGCTGGCCCGGATCATCAGCGCCCAGAACGGCTCCCCGTACTCCTGGAGCGTGCCGGCCCAGGCGCTCGGCGCGATGATGGTGTGGGACGCCGCGCTCACCGTCGCGCGCGGCGCCGTCCACGAGGAGCGGCGGGACGGCTGTCTCGGACCGCTGCTGGTGCGGCGTGAGCCGGTCGGGGTGGTCGCGGCCGTGGTGCCGTGGAACGTCCCGCAGTTCGTGGCGGCGGCCAAACTGGCCCCGGCGCTGCTGGCGGGGTGCACGGTGGTCCTCAAGCCCTCGCCGGAAACCCCGCTGGACTCCTATGTGCTGGCGGAGATCCTGACCGGGGCGGGGGTGCCCGAGGGGGTGGTGTCCATCCTTCCGGCGGACCGGGAGGTCAGTGAGTACCTGGTCGGGCATCCGGGCGTGGACAAGGTGTCGTTCACCGGATCGGTGGCGGCGGGCAAGCGGGTGATGGAGGTCGCCTCACGCCATCTGACCCGGGTGACACTGGAGTTGGGCGGCAAGTCGGCGGCCGTCATCCTGCCGGACGCCGATCTGGACGCGGCGGTCGCCGGGATCGTCCCCAACGCCTGGATGAACAACGGTCAGGCGTGTGTGGCCCAGACCCGGATCCTCGCCCCGCGCGGCCGCTACGACGAGATCGCCGAACGCCTCACCGCCGCTGCCTCCGCCCTGGTCGTCGGTGATCCCCTGGACCCCGCCACCCAGGTCGGCCCGCTGGTCACCCGGCGGCAGCGGCAGCGGTCGCTGGACTACATCGCGCGAGGACAGCGCGAGGGCGCCAAGGTGCTGACCGGCGGCGGACGTCCGGCCGGGCGGGACACCGGCTGGTACGTGGAACCCACGCTCTTCGGCGATGTCACCAACACCATGCGGATCGCCCGCGAGGAGATCTTCGGCCCGGTGATCTGTCTGCTGCCGTACGGGGACGAGGAGGAGGCGGCCCGGATCGCCGACGACTCCGACTACGGCCTGTCGGGCAGTGTGTGGACGGCGGACACCGCGCGCGGGGTGGCGTTCGCGCGGCGGATCCGCACCGGCACCTACTCCGTCAACACCTTCGGTCTGGACATGCTGGGCCCCTTCGGCGGCTACAAGGACTCCGGTCTGGGGCGGGAGTTCGGGCCCGAGGGATACGCCGCGTATCTGGAGCACAAGATGATCCACCTGCCCCAGGGGTGGGACGGGGAGCCGGTCTGA
- a CDS encoding ABC transporter ATP-binding protein, with amino-acid sequence MIRFEQVSVTYEGAARPALREVDLTVPEGELCLLVGPSGSGKSTLLGAVSGLVPHFTGGTLRGRVTVAGRDTRTHKPRELADVVGTVGQDPLAHFVTDTVEDELAYGMESLGVPPDTMRRRVEETLDLLGLAELRDRPIADLSGGQRQRVAIGSVLTTHPRVLVLDEPTSALDPAAAEEVLAVLQRLVHDLGTTVLMAEHRLERVVQYADQVILLPSPGAAPLVGAPAEIMPVSPVQPPVVALGGLAGWSPVPLSVRDARRRAGPLRERLADAAPHAVAEPAPGAPVAEVSRLAVRHGRVEALRGVGLSVRPGETVALMGRNGAGKSTLLASLVGMHRPAAGSVRVGGAAGDGGVDPHRTRPAELLRHVGLVPQEPRDLLCADTVAAECAAADRDADAAPGTCRALVARLLPDVADTTHPRDLSEGQRLALALSVVLTARPPLLLLDEPTRGLDYAAKARLVEVVRELAADGHATMLATHDVELAAELAHRVVVLAEGEVVADGPMAEVVVSSPAFAPQVAKILAPLPWLTVPQVRQALEAAP; translated from the coding sequence GTGATCCGCTTCGAGCAGGTGTCCGTCACCTACGAGGGCGCGGCCCGGCCCGCGCTGCGCGAGGTGGACCTGACCGTTCCCGAGGGCGAGCTGTGTCTGCTGGTCGGCCCGTCCGGGTCGGGCAAGTCCACCCTGCTGGGCGCCGTCTCCGGACTGGTGCCGCACTTCACCGGCGGCACCCTGCGCGGACGGGTCACGGTCGCGGGCCGTGACACCCGCACCCACAAGCCGCGTGAACTGGCCGATGTGGTGGGCACCGTGGGGCAGGATCCGCTGGCCCACTTCGTCACCGACACCGTCGAGGACGAACTCGCCTACGGCATGGAGTCGCTGGGCGTCCCGCCGGACACCATGCGCCGCCGGGTCGAGGAGACGCTCGACCTGCTCGGCCTGGCCGAGCTGCGCGACCGCCCCATCGCGGATCTCTCCGGCGGTCAGCGGCAGCGCGTCGCCATCGGTTCGGTGCTCACCACCCACCCCCGGGTGCTGGTCCTGGACGAGCCCACCTCCGCGCTGGACCCGGCCGCGGCCGAGGAGGTGCTGGCCGTACTGCAACGGCTGGTGCACGACCTCGGCACCACCGTGCTGATGGCCGAACACCGTCTGGAGCGGGTGGTGCAGTACGCGGACCAGGTGATCCTGCTGCCCTCCCCCGGCGCCGCCCCACTGGTCGGCGCACCGGCCGAGATCATGCCGGTCTCGCCCGTCCAGCCGCCGGTGGTGGCCCTCGGCGGCCTCGCCGGATGGTCGCCGGTCCCGCTGTCGGTGCGCGACGCGCGCCGCAGGGCCGGGCCGCTGCGGGAACGCCTCGCGGATGCCGCCCCGCACGCGGTGGCCGAACCCGCGCCGGGCGCGCCGGTGGCCGAGGTGTCCCGGCTGGCCGTACGCCACGGCCGGGTCGAGGCGCTGCGCGGGGTCGGTCTGTCGGTGCGGCCCGGTGAGACGGTGGCGCTGATGGGGCGCAACGGCGCGGGCAAGTCCACACTGCTGGCGAGCCTGGTCGGTATGCACCGGCCCGCCGCCGGATCGGTGCGCGTGGGCGGCGCCGCGGGCGACGGCGGGGTGGATCCGCACCGCACCCGGCCCGCCGAACTCCTGCGCCACGTCGGCCTCGTACCGCAGGAGCCGCGCGATCTGCTCTGCGCGGACACGGTCGCCGCCGAGTGCGCCGCGGCCGACCGGGACGCGGACGCGGCCCCGGGCACCTGCCGGGCGCTGGTCGCGCGGCTGCTGCCGGACGTGGCGGACACCACCCACCCCCGCGATCTGTCGGAGGGCCAGCGGCTGGCCCTCGCCCTGTCGGTCGTCCTGACCGCCCGCCCCCCGCTGCTCCTGCTCGACGAGCCGACCCGCGGACTGGACTACGCGGCGAAGGCGCGGCTGGTGGAGGTGGTGCGGGAGCTGGCGGCGGACGGCCATGCCACCATGCTGGCCACGCATGATGTGGAGCTGGCGGCCGAACTCGCGCACCGGGTGGTCGTCCTGGCCGAGGGGGAGGTGGTGGCGGACGGGCCGATGGCGGAGGTCGTGGTCTCCTCGCCCGCCTTCGCCCCGCAGGTGGCGAAGATCCTGGCACCGCTGCCGTGGCTGACCGTACCGCAGGTGCGCCAGGCGCTGGAGGCGGCGCCATGA
- a CDS encoding steroid 3-ketoacyl-CoA thiolase — protein MAAEPVIVEAVRTPIGKRGGALANLHPAYLLGETYRELLARTGIQPDCVEQIVGGTVTHAGEQSMNPARTAWLAMGLPYETAATTVDCQCGSSQQANHMVANMVATGVIDIGIGCGVEAMSRVPLGSGSKHGPGKPFPDEWNVDLPNQFEAAERIARNRGLTREKVDALGLLSQERAGRAWAEERFKHETFAVQVPTTEEEQAAGQGMWRLVDRDEGPRDTSTEALSRLKPIMPTAVHTAGNSSQISDGACAVMWASKRMARALKLKARARIVAQALVGANPHFHLDGPIDATRAVLGKAGMSLKDIDVVEINEAFASVVLSWAQVFEQDLEKVNVNGGAIALGHPVGATGARLITTALHELERADREFALITMCAGGGLATGTIIQRL, from the coding sequence ATGGCCGCGGAACCCGTCATCGTCGAAGCCGTACGCACCCCCATCGGCAAGCGCGGTGGCGCGCTGGCCAATCTGCATCCCGCCTATCTGCTCGGCGAGACCTACCGCGAACTCCTCGCCCGCACCGGTATCCAGCCCGACTGCGTCGAGCAGATCGTCGGCGGCACGGTGACCCACGCGGGTGAGCAGTCGATGAACCCCGCGCGCACCGCCTGGCTGGCGATGGGCCTGCCGTACGAGACCGCGGCGACCACGGTGGACTGTCAGTGCGGCTCCTCGCAGCAGGCGAATCACATGGTGGCCAACATGGTCGCCACCGGGGTCATCGACATCGGGATCGGCTGCGGGGTCGAGGCCATGTCGCGGGTGCCGCTGGGCAGTGGCTCCAAGCACGGTCCGGGCAAACCGTTCCCGGACGAGTGGAACGTCGATCTGCCCAACCAGTTCGAGGCGGCCGAGCGGATCGCCCGCAACCGCGGGCTGACCCGGGAGAAGGTGGACGCCCTCGGGCTGCTCTCGCAGGAGCGGGCCGGGCGGGCGTGGGCCGAGGAGCGTTTCAAACACGAGACGTTCGCCGTGCAGGTGCCCACGACCGAGGAGGAGCAGGCGGCCGGACAGGGGATGTGGCGGCTGGTCGACCGGGACGAGGGGCCGCGCGACACCAGCACGGAGGCGCTGTCCCGGCTGAAGCCCATCATGCCGACCGCCGTGCACACCGCGGGCAACTCCTCGCAGATCTCCGACGGCGCGTGTGCGGTGATGTGGGCCTCCAAGCGGATGGCGCGCGCCCTCAAGCTGAAGGCGCGCGCCCGGATCGTGGCCCAGGCGCTGGTCGGCGCGAATCCGCACTTCCACCTCGACGGCCCGATCGACGCCACGCGGGCGGTGCTGGGCAAGGCCGGGATGTCGCTCAAGGACATCGACGTGGTGGAGATCAACGAGGCGTTCGCCTCCGTGGTGCTGTCCTGGGCGCAGGTCTTCGAACAGGACCTGGAGAAGGTGAATGTGAACGGTGGCGCGATCGCGCTGGGTCATCCGGTCGGTGCCACCGGCGCCCGGCTGATCACCACCGCCCTACATGAACTGGAGCGCGCCGACCGGGAGTTCGCGCTGATCACGATGTGCGCGGGCGGCGGCCTCGCGACGGGGACCATCATCCAGCGGCTGTGA
- a CDS encoding prenyltransferase/squalene oxidase repeat-containing protein, which yields MIVRRSVAALAVSAALCAAVAPAASADGKPAPKASGSALPKGLYGAEDPKFDGVWRQSLALLAQDAVDVTPAKSAVDWLAGQQCEDGGFAAYRADPAKACDPKKGEFSDATAAAVQALAAVGGRAKAVEKGIGWLKRNQNGDGGWGMNPGGPSDANSTSAAIGAFAATSVDPAEVTSAESGKTPYDALLGLQLGCDAKADERGAFAYQKDKGEPAANDLATASAALAVRGSGFVPDTEGRANNGKPKPPACGSGAEDRTPEQAAEGAAAYLSTTMAGHGGHLLSAMPGAKNQPDVGGTADAIVALSAGGHRAAAAKPLAWLRSKDGGAAAWAKGNPGALAKLVLAAHAAGADPRDFGGTDLVQRLNATGPKPQAASGPEASAKSKDEKDDSNSVWWIVGICAVAGMGIGFLLSGRKKQRV from the coding sequence ATGATCGTACGCCGCAGCGTCGCGGCTCTGGCCGTCTCCGCCGCCCTGTGCGCGGCCGTCGCCCCCGCGGCCTCCGCCGATGGCAAGCCCGCCCCGAAGGCGTCCGGCTCCGCGCTGCCCAAGGGGCTCTACGGCGCCGAGGACCCCAAGTTCGACGGGGTGTGGCGGCAGTCGCTGGCGCTGCTCGCTCAGGACGCGGTGGACGTCACCCCGGCGAAGTCGGCGGTCGACTGGCTGGCCGGGCAGCAGTGCGAGGACGGCGGCTTCGCCGCGTACCGGGCCGACCCCGCCAAGGCGTGCGACCCGAAGAAGGGCGAGTTCAGCGACGCCACCGCCGCCGCCGTCCAGGCGCTGGCCGCGGTGGGCGGGCGCGCGAAGGCCGTCGAGAAGGGCATCGGCTGGCTGAAGCGGAACCAGAACGGGGACGGCGGCTGGGGCATGAACCCCGGCGGCCCCAGCGACGCCAACTCCACCTCGGCCGCCATCGGCGCCTTCGCCGCCACGAGTGTGGACCCGGCCGAGGTCACCTCCGCCGAGAGCGGCAAGACCCCGTACGACGCGCTGCTCGGCCTCCAGTTGGGGTGCGACGCCAAGGCGGACGAGCGCGGGGCGTTCGCATACCAGAAGGACAAGGGCGAACCGGCCGCCAACGACCTGGCCACCGCGAGCGCCGCGCTGGCCGTACGGGGCAGCGGCTTCGTCCCGGACACCGAGGGCAGGGCGAACAACGGCAAGCCCAAGCCGCCGGCCTGCGGGAGCGGCGCCGAGGACCGCACCCCGGAGCAGGCCGCCGAGGGCGCCGCCGCGTACCTCTCGACGACCATGGCCGGACACGGCGGCCACCTGCTGTCCGCCATGCCCGGCGCCAAGAACCAGCCCGACGTCGGCGGCACCGCGGACGCGATCGTGGCGCTCTCCGCGGGCGGCCACCGCGCGGCCGCGGCCAAGCCGCTGGCCTGGCTCCGGAGCAAGGACGGCGGCGCGGCGGCCTGGGCCAAGGGCAACCCGGGCGCGCTGGCCAAGCTGGTGCTCGCGGCCCACGCCGCCGGGGCCGACCCGCGCGACTTCGGCGGCACCGACCTCGTTCAGCGGCTCAACGCCACCGGCCCGAAGCCGCAGGCCGCGTCGGGCCCGGAGGCGTCCGCCAAGAGCAAGGACGAGAAGGACGACAGCAACAGCGTCTGGTGGATCGTGGGCATCTGCGCGGTGGCCGGTATGGGCATCGGCTTCCTGCTCAGCGGCCGGAAGAAGCAGCGGGTCTGA
- a CDS encoding ECF transporter S component, which produces MSAPDAVDTPGRRVRPVRLGPRSVAALALVSAVGTVAFGWPLFAPGDSGVTTHAADAPWLFAALLPLLLAVVVATIADTGLDAKAIAMIGVLAAAGAALRPLGAGTAGIEPMFFLMVLSGRVLGPGFGFVLGAVSMFASALLTGGVGPWMPFQMLAMGWVSMGAGLLPGPSRLRGRGELLLLAAYGAVASVCYGTVMNLQGWTLMQGMASGISYVPGDPVGENLARFVAYCLATSLGWDLPRAVVTVVLTLVLGGTVLKALRRATRRAAFDATAVFEER; this is translated from the coding sequence ATGAGCGCACCGGACGCCGTTGACACACCGGGGCGGCGGGTGCGGCCGGTGCGGCTGGGGCCGCGGTCGGTGGCCGCGCTGGCGCTGGTGTCCGCGGTCGGGACGGTGGCCTTCGGCTGGCCGCTGTTCGCACCGGGCGACTCCGGTGTCACCACCCACGCCGCCGACGCGCCCTGGCTGTTCGCCGCCCTGCTGCCGCTGCTGCTGGCCGTGGTCGTGGCCACCATCGCCGACACCGGTCTGGACGCGAAGGCCATCGCGATGATCGGGGTGCTGGCGGCCGCCGGTGCGGCCCTGCGTCCGCTGGGCGCGGGGACGGCCGGGATCGAGCCGATGTTCTTCCTGATGGTGCTGTCGGGGCGGGTGCTGGGGCCCGGTTTCGGGTTTGTGCTGGGCGCCGTGTCGATGTTCGCTTCCGCGCTGCTCACCGGCGGAGTGGGACCGTGGATGCCGTTCCAGATGCTGGCGATGGGGTGGGTGTCGATGGGTGCCGGGCTGCTGCCCGGCCCCTCCCGGCTGCGCGGCCGCGGTGAGTTGCTGCTGCTGGCGGCGTACGGGGCGGTGGCGTCCGTGTGCTACGGCACCGTGATGAACCTCCAGGGCTGGACGCTGATGCAGGGCATGGCCTCGGGGATCAGCTATGTGCCGGGGGATCCGGTCGGCGAGAACCTGGCCCGGTTCGTGGCGTACTGCCTGGCCACCTCGCTCGGCTGGGATCTGCCGCGCGCCGTGGTGACGGTGGTGCTGACCCTGGTGCTCGGCGGCACCGTCCTCAAGGCGCTGCGCCGGGCCACCCGCCGGGCGGCCTTCGACGCGACGGCCGTGTTCGAGGAGCGCTGA
- a CDS encoding MBL fold metallo-hydrolase yields the protein MTARTTGAVRVTDHGGGVWSIPVPIPDNPLGHTLVHLLDTDRGPVLIDTGWDDPTAWDTLTAGLEACGTSVTGLHGVLITHHHPDHHGLSARVREASGAWIAMHPADATLVRRTRDAEPARRLDYLAGKLAAAGAPEDHLAPLHTARAAGRTGTFPGQRAALPDREIAPGALLGLPGRRLRAVWTPGHTPGHVCLHLEERHPANAPGHGRLFSGDHLLPGISPHIGLYEDPEDTTVTDPLGDYLASLERVAALGPAEVLPAHQHPFTDAPARVRALRHHHEQRLTGLLALLTTPLTPWRLAEAMEWNRPWAEIPYASRNIAVSEAEAHLRHLVTRGRAEPVPGTDPVTYRAV from the coding sequence ATGACGGCGCGGACGACCGGAGCGGTGCGGGTGACCGACCACGGCGGCGGGGTCTGGAGCATCCCGGTGCCCATCCCCGACAACCCCCTCGGCCACACCCTGGTCCACCTCCTGGACACCGACCGCGGCCCGGTCCTCATCGACACCGGCTGGGACGACCCGACCGCCTGGGACACCCTCACCGCCGGGCTGGAGGCGTGCGGCACCTCCGTCACCGGCCTCCACGGCGTCCTCATCACCCACCACCACCCCGACCACCACGGGCTCTCCGCCCGGGTGCGGGAGGCGTCCGGCGCATGGATCGCCATGCACCCCGCCGACGCCACGCTCGTCCGCCGCACCCGCGACGCCGAGCCCGCCCGCCGGCTCGACTACCTCGCCGGAAAGCTGGCCGCGGCCGGAGCCCCCGAGGACCATCTGGCACCGCTGCACACCGCCCGCGCCGCCGGCCGCACCGGCACCTTCCCCGGGCAGCGGGCCGCCCTCCCCGACCGCGAGATCGCCCCCGGCGCCCTCCTCGGCCTGCCCGGCCGCCGGCTGCGCGCCGTCTGGACCCCGGGCCACACCCCCGGCCATGTCTGTCTGCACCTGGAGGAGCGGCACCCCGCGAACGCGCCCGGCCACGGCCGCCTCTTCTCCGGCGACCATCTGCTGCCCGGGATCAGCCCGCACATCGGCCTCTACGAGGACCCCGAGGACACCACCGTCACCGACCCCCTCGGGGACTACCTCGCCTCCCTCGAACGCGTCGCCGCCCTCGGCCCGGCCGAGGTGCTCCCCGCCCACCAGCACCCCTTCACCGACGCCCCGGCCCGGGTGCGCGCCCTCCGCCACCACCACGAGCAGCGCCTCACCGGCCTCCTCGCCCTGCTCACCACCCCGCTCACCCCCTGGCGGCTCGCCGAGGCCATGGAGTGGAACCGCCCCTGGGCCGAAATCCCCTACGCCTCCCGCAACATCGCCGTCTCGGAGGCCGAGGCCCATCTGCGCCATCTGGTCACCCGGGGCCGGGCCGAACCCGTCCCCGGCACCGACCCGGTCACCTACCGGGCCGTCTGA
- a CDS encoding superoxide dismutase family protein produces the protein MLLVKAATAAVAIGASMALATPAVAASPHPFVFVHDTFQPAAQAQNAGAVTYDKQLVPTTASVFIAEARVGGKGMKNHEGAHGHEHGYRMMHHGTFVFISLRGLAPDHHFGIHVHTKPYGTKPDSSGPHYQNKQDPKQPSTNPQFANPHNEVWLDLTTNSVGKGWSKSWVKWHFRAGEARSVVIHEHATSTRQGKAGMAGDRVACVNVPFK, from the coding sequence ATGTTGCTGGTGAAGGCAGCAACCGCGGCGGTCGCCATAGGTGCCTCCATGGCCCTCGCGACACCCGCGGTCGCCGCGTCGCCACACCCCTTCGTCTTCGTCCACGACACGTTCCAGCCTGCGGCACAGGCGCAGAACGCCGGTGCGGTGACCTACGACAAGCAGCTGGTGCCGACGACCGCGAGCGTGTTCATCGCGGAGGCGCGGGTGGGCGGCAAGGGCATGAAGAACCACGAGGGTGCGCACGGCCACGAGCACGGTTACCGCATGATGCACCACGGAACGTTCGTGTTCATCAGCCTGCGCGGCCTCGCGCCCGACCATCACTTCGGGATCCATGTCCATACGAAGCCGTATGGCACCAAGCCCGACTCGTCGGGGCCGCACTACCAGAACAAGCAGGACCCGAAGCAGCCCTCGACCAATCCCCAGTTCGCCAACCCGCACAACGAGGTGTGGCTCGACCTCACCACCAACTCGGTCGGCAAGGGCTGGTCCAAGTCGTGGGTGAAGTGGCACTTCCGGGCCGGTGAGGCGCGTTCGGTGGTGATCCACGAGCATGCCACCAGTACCCGGCAGGGGAAGGCGGGGATGGCCGGGGACCGGGTGGCCTGTGTGAACGTCCCGTTCAAGTGA